In the Octopus bimaculoides isolate UCB-OBI-ISO-001 chromosome 18, ASM119413v2, whole genome shotgun sequence genome, one interval contains:
- the LOC128249927 gene encoding protein GVQW3-like, translating into MTLQFYIQCKKWGAELRRERDNLEDDPRSGRLATSTTEDNIDHIHRLINNRQLTINQIANAFNISCASVENILCNELGIMKASIWWVPRLLTSDEKRTRLITSRQNMTYCFRQIRLASLNVSKAGMSVGFITLR; encoded by the coding sequence ATGACGCTCCAGTTTTATATACAGTGCAAAAAATGGGGAGCAGAACTTAGGAGAGAAAGGGAtaatcttgaagatgacccaagatcTGGACGTCTTGCAACTTCCACCACCGAGGATAACATTGATCATATTCACCGTTTGATTAATAACAgacaattgactataaatcaaatagccaatgctttTAACATATCCTGTGCGAGTGTTGAGAATATTCTGTGCAATGAACTTGGCATTATGAAGGCTTCTATTTGGTGGGTTCCACGTCTTCTGACATCTGATGAAAAGCGCACCAGGTTGATCACATCACGGCAAAATATGACATATTGTTTCAGACAGATTCGGCTGGCTTCCTTGAACGTTTCCAAAGCCGGAATGAGTGtggggttcatcactttgagatag